In the genome of Raphanus sativus cultivar WK10039 chromosome 4, ASM80110v3, whole genome shotgun sequence, one region contains:
- the LOC108851808 gene encoding uncharacterized protein LOC108851808 yields MISVVIIVELLVEYTTSLAKLTAGILPRRQGDGNFVRIGNFSVYCPPRSSPVPDFSSHLVDF; encoded by the coding sequence ATGATCTCCGTAGTAATCATTGTTGAGCTGCTGGTGGAGTACACAACATCTCTCGCTAAACTCACCGCTGGGATTCTTCCGAGGCGGCAAGGGGACGGCAACTTTGTAAGGATTGGCAATTTCTCCGTGTATTGTCCTCCAAGATCGTCTCCGGTTCCAGATTTCTCTTCGCATCTCGTCGATTTCTGA
- the LOC108851695 gene encoding uncharacterized protein LOC108851695 has protein sequence MIPVVIVSKLLVEYTTGLAKLIAVILPRRQGDGNFVRIGNLSVYCPPTSSPVPDYSSHLVNF, from the coding sequence ATGATCCCCGTGGTAATCGTTTCTAAGCTACTGGTGGAGTACACGACGGGTCTCGCTAAACTCATAGCTGTGATTCTTCCGAGGCGGCAAGGGGACGGCAACTTCGTACGGATTGGCAATTTATCCGTGTATTGTCCTCCTACATCGTCGCCTGTTCCAGACTACTCTTCGCATCTAGTGAACTTCTGA
- the LOC108851504 gene encoding uncharacterized protein LOC108851504 → MISVVILAELLVEYTSALAKLTAGMLPRRQGEDRNVVRVGGFILPCPSPSSTNRSSPFPDFSSHLVDF, encoded by the coding sequence ATGATCTCTGTCGTAATCCTCGCTGAGCTACTGGTGGAGTACACATCAGCTCTCGCTAAACTCACCGCCGGGATGCTTCCTAGACGGCAAGGCGAGGACAGAAACGTCGTAAGAGTTGGCGGTTTCATCTTGCCTTGTCCTTCTCCTTCGAGTACTAACCGGTCGTCGCCGTTTCCTGACTTTTCTTCTCATCTCGTAGACTTCTGA
- the LOC108849285 gene encoding protein PELOTA 1, with protein MKIVRRDFVRNGPGSVKMVAEDSDDLWYAYNLIATGDSVMAVTFRKVQREVPGGGRDSERVRLKLEVQVEEVDYDKDAAVLRIRGKNILENDHVKIGAFHTLEIELKRPFVLRKGIWDSLALDTLKQASDPAASADLAVVLMQEGLGQIFLVGRSITSSRAKIETSIPRKHGPAIAGYESALKKFFENVLQAFVKHVDFSVVRCAVIASPGFTKDQFHRHLLLEAERRQLRPIIENKSRIILVHTNSGYRHSLGEVLNAPNVMNMIKDTKAAKEVKALNDFFTMLSNDPARACYGPKHVEVAHERMAVQTLLITDELFRNSDVKTRKKYVDLVESVKDSGGEAFIFSSMHVSGEQLATLTGIAALLRFPLPDLEDIEM; from the exons ATGAAGATCGTTCGCAGGGATTTCGTTCGTAATGGACCCGGAAGCGTTAAG ATGGTGGCTGAGGACTCTGATGATCTCTGGTATGCTTATAACCTCATTGCTACTGGTGATAGTGTAATGGCTGTCACTTTTAG AAAGGTTCAGAGAGAGGTACCTGGTGGGGGAAGAGACTCTGAGCGGGTTAGACTGAAGCTCGAAGTACAAGTTGAG GAGGTGGACTATGACAAAGACGCGGCTGTTCTGCGCATACGTGGGAAGAATATCCTGGAGAATGATCACGTCAAG ATTGGTGCATTCCATACTTTGGAGATTGAGCTGAAACGACCTTTTGTTTTGAGAAAG GGAATTTGGGACTCACTGGCTCTTGATACACTCAAGCAGGCTTCAG ATCCCGCTGCTAGTGCTGATCTCGCTGTAGTTCTAATGCAAGAAGGACTTGGACAAATTTTCCTTGTCGGCAGAAG TATCACAAGTAGCCGTGCAAAAATAGAAACATCAATTCCTAGGAAGCATGGGCCTGCTATTGCTGGTTACGAATCT GCTTTGAAGAAATTCTTTGAGAATGTTCTGCAG GCCTTTGTGAAACATGTTGACTTCAGTGTCGTTCGTTGTGCAGTGATCGCCAGTCCCGGCTTTACaaag GATCAGTTTCATCGTCATTTGTTATTGGAAGCTGAAAGAAGACAGTTGAGACCTATAATTGAGAACAAATCACGTATAATTCTGGTGCACACAAACTCTGGATATAG ACATAGCCTAGGAGAGGTTCTAAATGCCCCCAACGTGATGAATATGATCAAAGATACTAAAGCAGCAAAAGAG GTCAAAGCTCTCAACGATTTCTTCACCATGCTTTCAAAT GATCCAGCTCGAGCATGCTATGGGCCAAAACACGTAGAAGTTGCTCATGAGCGAATGGCAGTCCAAACACTTCTCATCACGGATGAGCTTTTCAG GAACTCTGACGTGAAAACAAGGAAGAAGTATGTGGATTTGGTTGAGTCGGTGAAAGATTCAGGAGGAGAGGCTTTTATATTCTCGTCGATGCATGTTTCAGGGGAAC AGTTGGCAACACTCACTGGGATTGCAGCTCTTCTCAGGTTCCCATTACCAGACCTCGAAGACATTGAGATGTAA
- the LOC108855212 gene encoding uncharacterized protein LOC108855212, producing the protein MAQSLELLLIQFLMPDNDARRQAEDQIKRLAKDPQVVPALVQHLRTAKTPNVRQLAAVLLRKRITGHWAKLSPQTKQEVKQSLIESITVENSPPVRRASANVVSVVAKYAVPAGEWPDLLTFLFQCSQSAQEDHREVALILFSSLTETIGNTFRPYFADLQALLLKCMQDESSSRVRVAALKAVGSFLEFTSDGDDVVKFRDFIPSILNVARKCIASGEEDVAILAFEIFDELIESPAPLLGDSVKSIVQFSLEVSCNQTLESSTRHQAIQIVSWLAKYKYTSLKKHKLVVPILQVMCPLLAESSDQEDDDDDLATDRAAAEVIDTLAMNLPKHVFPTVFEFSSTYCQSTDLKFREASVTALGVISEGCYDLIKEKLDIVLNIVLGALRDPEKMVRGAASFSLGQFAEYLQPEILSHYQSFLPCVLNAIEDTSEEVKEKSYYALAAFCENMGEEIVSYLDPLMGKLMAALQNSPRNLQETCMSAIGSVAAAAEQAFNPYAGRVLESMKYFMVLTNDEDLRARARSTELVGIVAMSVGREGMEAILPPFIDAAISGFGLEFSELREYTHGFFSNIAEILDDTFAQYLPRVMPLVFTSCNLDDGSAVIVDESDDENVNDFGGVSSDDEAHDEPRIRNISVRTGVLDEKAAATQALGLFALHTKSSFAPYLEESLKIMDKHSGYFHEDVRLQAITGLKHILAAAHAIFQTHNDGSGKANEILDTVMNIYIKTMAEDDDKEVVAQACLSIADIMKDYGYVAIQNYLPALVDATLLLLREKAACQQVEDESDDDDDDAGHDEVLMDAVSDLLPAFAKCMGSHFEPVFANFFEPLMKFAKASRPPQDRTMVVASLAEVAQDMGAPIAAYVDRVMPLVLKELGSRHATNRRNAAFCVGELCKNGGETALKYFNDVLRGIYPLFGESETDLGVRDNAAGATARMIVVHPQLVPLNQVLPVLLKCLPLKEDQEESMAVYSCIYSLVLASNPQIVSHVPDLVKIFGQVVESPVEKAEVKAIVGRTFSHLISVYGDQLHPLISGLPPSQANALAAFASSS; encoded by the exons ATGGCGCAATCTCTGGAGCTTCTCTTGATCCAGTTCCTCATGCCCGACAACGACGCTCGTCGCCAAGCCGAGGATCAGATCAAACGCCTCGCCAAGGATCCTCAGGTCGTCCCCGCCTTAGTCCAGCACCTCCGCACCGCCAAAACCCCCAACGTCCGCCAGCTCGCCGCCGTCCTCCTCCGTAAAAGAATCACCGGACACTGGGCCAAGCTTTCTCCGCAGACGAAACAGGAAGTTAAACAGTCTTTAATCGAAAGCATCACCGTAGAGAATAG TCCACCTGTGAGACGTGCTAGTGCCAATGTTGTGAGTGTGGTAGCAAAGTACGCTGTTCCAGCTGGAGAGTGGCCTGACTTGTTAACGTTTCTCTTCCAGTGTAGTCAGAGTGCTCAAGAGGATCACCGTGAA GTGGCGTTGATCCTTTTCAGCTCTTTGACTGAAACTATTGGGAACACGTTTAGGCCTTACTTTGCTGACTTGCAAGCTCTTCTTCTCAAGTGTATgcaagatgaaagcagtagtCGTGTCAGAGTTGCTGCTctcaa GGCAGTTGGCTCTTTTCTTGAGTTCACCAGCGACGGGGATGATGTG GTCAAGTTCCGAGATTTCATCCCCAGCATATTGAACGTAGCGAGAAAATGTATTGCATCTGGCGAGGAGGATGTTGCTATACTTGCTTTTGAGATTTTTGATGAGCTGATTGAGTCTCCTGCTCCTCTTCTTGGTGATTCTGTCAAATCAATCGTGCAGTTCTCTCTTGAAGTCTCATGTAATCAGACCCTTGAAAGTAGCACCCGCCACCAG GCAATCCAAATAGTTTCATGGTTGGCCAAGTACAAATACACTTCCCTTAAAAAACACAAGCTAGTCGTACCGATTTTGCAAGTTATGTGCCCCTTACTCGCCGAGTCATCCGATCAAgaagacgatgatgatgatctcgCTACCGACCGTGCAGCTGCTGAAGTTATCGACACACTAGCTATGAACCTCCCAAAGCATGTCTTCCCCACTGTTTTCGAGTTTTCTTCCACTTATTGTCAGAGTACGGATCTGAAGTTTCGTGAAGCTTCTGTAACTGCTCTAGGTGTTATATCAGAGGGTTGCTACGATCTTATCAAAGAGAAGCTGGACATTGTTCTGAATATAGTCTTGGGAGCTTTGAGAGACCCTGAGAAAATGGTTCGAGGGGCTGCATCGTTTTCACTAGGCCAATTCGCAGAGTATCTTCAGCCTGAGATCCTGTCACATTATCAGAGTTTTCTTCCGTGTGTTCTGAATGCGATTGAAGATACATCTGAGGAAGTGAAG GAGAAGTCATACTATGCTTTAGCAGCATTCTGTGAGAACATGGGAGAGGAGATTGTTTCTTACCTTGATCCTTTAATGGGGAAGCTCATGGCAGCTCTCCAGAATAGTCCGCGTAATTTGCAAGAGACTTGCATG TCGGCAATTGGGTCGGTTGCTGCTGCTGCAGAGCAAGCATTCAATCCATACGCTGGGAGGGTTTTAGAGTCGATGAAGTATTTCATGGTGCTCACTAATGACGAGGATCTTCGTGCCCGTGCAAGGTCTACTGAGCTTGTAGGGATTGTCGCAATGTCTGTTGGGAGAGAAGGGATGGAggccattttgccacctttcaTTGATGCCGCAATATCA GGATTTGGATTGGAGTTCAGTGAGTTGCGAGAATATACTCATGGATTCTTCAGCAACATAGCTGAAATATTGGATGACACTTTTGCCCAG TATTTACCTCGCGTTATGCCGTTAGTATTTACTTCGTGCAATCTTGATGATGGGTCTGCGGTCATCGTTGATGAGTCAGACGATGAAAATGTGAACGATTTTGGTGGGGTATCCTCTGATGATGAAGCTCATGATGAGCCCAGGATTCGGAACATAAGCGTAAGAACAGGAGTTTTGGATGAGAAGGCAGCTGCAACTCAAGCTCTTGGCCTGTTTGCACTCCACACTAAATCATCTTTTGCACC CTACCTGGAGGAATCATTGAAGATCATGGACAAACATTCTGGATATTTTCATGAAGATGTTCGGCTTCAAGCAATCACGGGTTTGAAAC ATATATTGGCCGCAGCACATGCCATTTTCCAGACTCATAAT GATGGAAGTGGGAAGGCAAATGAAATTCTTG ATACcgttatgaatatatatatcaaaaccaTGGCTGAAGATGACGACAAGGAGGTTGTAGCTCAGGCTTGCTTGAGCATTGCAGATATCATGAAGGATTATGGTTACGTAGCCATTCAAAACT ATTTACCAGCCCTTGTTGATGCGACATTGCTGCTGCTGAGGGAGAAAGCAGCTTGCCAGCAGGTAGAAGATGAGagtgatgacgatgatgatgatgctggaCATGATGAAGTTCTCATGGATGCAGTTTCCGACCTCCTCCCGGCCTTTGCAAAGTGTATGGGGTCTCATTTTGAGCCCGTCTTTGCAAATTTCTTCGAACCGTTGATGAAATTCGCA AAAGCTTCACGTCCTCCACAGGATAGGACGATGGTAGTTGCCAGTCTTGCTGAAGTTGCTCAAGACATGGGTGCTCCAATCGCTGCCTATGTTGAT AGGGTAATGCCCTTGGTGCTCAAAGAACTGGGGTCACGTCATGCAACCAATAGAAGGAATGCAGCTTTCTGTGTCGGAGAGCTATGCAAAAACGGGGGTGAAACTGCTCTTAA ATATTTTAATGATGTGCTACGTGGAATTTACCCGCTTTTCGGGGAGTCAGAGACAGACCTTGGTGTTAGGGATAATGCAGCAGGTGCAACCGCAAGGATGATTGTTGTTCATCCTCAGTTAGTCCCACTAAATCAA GTACTTCCAGTGTTGCTAAAATGTCTACCTCTAAAGGAAGACCAAGAGGAGTCCATGGCTGTATACAGCTGTATATATTCACTTGTTTTGGCATCCAATCCACAG ATCGTGTCACATGTTCCGGACCTGGTTAAAATCTTTGGGCAAGTAGTGGAGTCGCCAGTGGAGAAAGCTGAAGTGAAAGCAATTGTAGGGAGAACTTTCTCCCACCTGATATCGGTTTATGGCGATCAGCTGCATCCATTAATAAGTGGTCTACCTCCTTCTCAAGCTAACGCTCTTGCTGCGTTTGCTTCTAGTAGCTGA
- the LOC108854606 gene encoding uncharacterized protein LOC108854606, with protein sequence MSTRRNGFSKQQRGEKVCGPNWMLIAGGALLSTLSFRFGWRLRQSSLDFNPPQSTPSSLGGFKANGTSEREKSLGCCLHSNTSSCPHNDDFCCFRSIPGTEHVEGKEEQPNEQIISASDTSLPLVTLPAPSYSKENGVMWTSSPDRLELPPKPYNHHSTCSDSPCVSETSSDIFSKRDVMQKLRQQLKRRDDMVLEMQEQILELQNSYNAQRAHSSHLQAQLDSMNRDLFESEREVQRLRKAIADHSLGSNGKTSPVGPWSNGFMESENNYESAETRSKEGERIEMLRKEVEELKEVIDGKEYLLRNYKEQKTELSVKVKELQQRLDSHFPNIL encoded by the exons ATGAGTACACGAAGAAACGGCTTTTCCAAGCAGCAGCGAGGTGAGAAAGTTTGTGGGCCGAATTGGATGTTGATTGCAGGGGGTGCCTTGTTGAGCACTTTGTCCTTCCGCTTTGGTTGGAGACTCAGGCAGTCGTCTCTTGATTTCAACCCTCCTCAATCCACTCCCTCCTCTCTTGGTGGATTCAAAG cCAATGGAACATCCGAGAGGGAAAAATCTCTGGGTTGTTGTTTGCACTCCAACACCTCTTCATGTCCCCATAATGATGATTTTTGTTGCTTCCGCTCCATTCCAG GAACTGAGCATGTGGAGGGAAAAGAGGAGCAGCCAAACGAGCAAATAATATCTGCATCTGACACTTCACTGCCTCTTGTGACGCTTCCTGCTCCATCATACAGCAAAGAGAACGGGGTCATGTGGACTTCTTCTCCTGATCGCTTGGAACTGCCCCCAAAACCATATAATCACCATTCGACCTGCTCGGACTCTCCTTGCGTATCTGAAACCAGCTCAGACATCTTCAGCAAACGAGATGTAATGCAGAAACTGAGGCAACAGCTGAAGAGGCGTGACGACATGGTACTGGAAATGCAGGAACAGATTCTGGAGCTGCAAAACTCGTATAACGCACAAAGGGCACACTCTAGCCATCTCCAGGCACAGCTAGACTCGATGAACAGAGATCTGTTCGAATCAGAAAGAGAAGTTCAGAGACTGAGAAAAGCAATCGCTGATCACAGCTTGGGTAGCAACGGCAAGACATCTCCTGTTGGACCTTGGAGTAACGGGTTTATGGAGAGCGAGAACAATTATGAGTCAGCGGAAACGAGATCAAAGGAGGGAGAGAGAATAGAGATGTTGAGAAAGGAAGTGGAAGAGCTTAAAGAAGTGATAGATGGGAAGGAGTATCTACTAAGGAACTATAAAGAGCAGAAGACTGAGCTTTCGGTGAAGGTGAAAGAGTTGCAGCAGAGATTGGACTCACACTTCCCAAACATATTGTAG
- the LOC108854604 gene encoding uncharacterized protein LOC108854604: MALSLLSPIPPSASSLSPVYSLYQLKGSSRTSFFGGFRSSWNLRIDSLAEKRQLGLMVSRNGGEGGELDDMDECQIESIGGQDEDDEEMTQAHTSSSSPERWDVLGLGQAMVDFSGVVDDAFLKKLGLEKGTRKLINHEERGRVLQAMDGCSYKAAAGGSLSNTLVALARLGCPSITDRPLNVAMAGSIAGDPLGSFYRTKLRRANVNFLSAPIMDGTTGTVIVLTTPDAQRTMLAYQGTSSVVNYDSCLASLISKTNVFVVEGYLFELPDTIKTITKACEEAHRNGALVAVTASDVSCIERHYDDFWDIVGNYADIIFANSDEARAFCHFSADESPISATRYLSHFVPFVSVTDGINGSYIGAKGEAIYIPPSPCVPVDTCGAGDAYASGILYGILRGVTDLKGMGELAATIAATVVGQQGTRLRVQDAVELARSHDFRLNSVGTDVVGS; encoded by the exons ATGGCactttctctcctctctccaaTTCCTCCATCtgcctcttctctctctcctgttTACTCCTTATATCAACTAAAAGGAAGCAGCAGAACCTCCTTTTTCGGCGGTTTCAGAAGCTCATGGAACCTGAGGATTGATTCTTTAGCGGAAAAGAGGCAACTTGGTCTCATGGTTTCTAGAAACGGTGGAGAGGGAGGAGAATTGGATGATATGGATGAATGCCAAATCGAGAGCATCGGTGGCCAAGACGAAGATGACGAGGAAATGACACAAGCccatacttcttcttcttcccctgAGAGATGGGATGTTTTGGGTCTCGGCCAAGCCATG GTAGATTTCTCTGGAGTAGTGGATGATGCGTTTCTAAAGAAACTAGGCTTAGAAAAAGGAACGAGGAAGTTGATCAATCACGAGGAGAGGGGTAGAGTCTTGCAAGCAATGGATGGTTGCAGCTATAAAGCTGCCGCTGGAGGGTCACTGTCCAACACTCTTGTCGCTCTCGCGAGATTAGGTTGTCCATCCATCACCGACCGCCCCTTGAATGTCGCTATGGCTGGCAGTATTGCTGGTGACCCTCTCGGTAGCTTTTACAG GACTAAACTACGTCGAGCAAATGTAAATTTTCTATCTGCTCCAATCATGGATGGAACAACAGGAACAGTGATCGTTCTCACCACTCCTGATGCACAGCGTACCATGCTTGCATATCAG GGAACATCTTCTGTGGTTAATTATGATTCTTGTTTGGCTagtttgatatcaaagacaAATGTCTTTGTTGTGGAAGGCTACTTGTTTGAGCTTCCTGATACTATAAAGACCATAACAAAAGCCTGCGAAGAAGCTCATAGAAATGGAGCCCTTGTTGCTGTTACTGCATCAGATGTGTCTTGCATTGAGAGGCATTATGATGATTTCTG GGACATTGTGGGCAACTATGCAGACATTATATTTGCCAACAGTGATGAAGCAAGAGCGTTTTGTCACTTTTCAGCAGATGAAAGCCCTATCTCAGCGACAAGGTACTTGAGCCACTTTGTCCCGTTTGTTTCGGTGACCGATGGAATCAACGGGTCGTACATTGGAGCCAAAGGAGAGGCCATATACATCCCTCCATCACCTTGCGTGCCGGTTGACACGTGTGGTGCTGGAGACGCCTACGCTTCAGGGATCTTATACGGTATCTTGAGAGGTGTCACTGACTTGAAAGGGATGGGAGAGCTGGCTGCCACGATTGCAGCCACTGTGGTTGGTCAGCAAGGAACCAGGCTTAGGGTTCAGGACGCTGTTGAGCTGGCTCGGTCTCATGACTTCCGTCTCAACAGTGTTGGAACTGATGTTGTTGGGTCTTGA
- the LOC130511573 gene encoding S-protein homolog 9-like — protein MNRLSCFLITIALIVGSGNAIWEKNSVHFKSSLRPGNTLRIRCTSNDDDLGVHLLSPGQTYDFSFHDSLLKTYFDCTLHQGPNFSFHASFTAYKSGGGIIRYGKTNFWDAREDGMYFTHGQEAPKLEYKWTHV, from the coding sequence ATGAATAGGCTCTCGTGCTTTTTGATTACCATTGCATTGATCGTTGGGTCTGGTAACGCAATCTGGGAAAAAAACAGTGTCCACTTCAAAAGTTCTCTTCGTCCGGGCAACACTCTCAGGATTCGTTGTACATCGAACGATGACGACTTGGGTGTTCATTTGTTGAGCCCTGGACAGACCTACGACTTTAGTTTTCATGATAGTCTTTTGAAGACCTATTTCGATTGTACCTTACACCAGGGTCCTAATTTCTCGTTTCATGCAAGTTTTACAGCTTATAAAAGTGGTGGTGGCATTATTCGTTATGGTAAGACCAATTTTTGGGATGCTAGAGAAGATGGCATGTACTTCACACACGGTCAAGAAGCTCCCAAGTTAGAGTATAAGTGGACACATGTTTAA
- the LOC130511574 gene encoding uncharacterized protein LOC130511574 produces MGGCASVPKESDIVEVPTENVVVESKDVTTEADTTLTQEKKEESSEEAKEEGETKEDSSEATKAEPTPEAEKADEKAPSETETPAQETAPAKTDEAPLVIL; encoded by the exons atggGAGGCTGTGCGAGCGTACCTAAGGAATCTGACATCGTTGAAGTACCAACCGAAAATGTTGTGGTTGAATCCAAGGATGTCACGACTGAGGCAGATACCACATTAACTCAG gagaagaaggaagagtCTAGTGAAGAGGCGAAGGAGGAAGGTGAGACAAAAGAGGACTCCTCTGAGGCAACCAAGGCCGAGCCAACTCCAGAAGCTGAGAAGGCTGATGAGAAAGCTCCTTCTGAGACTGAGACACCAGCACAAGAGACTGCACCTGCCAAAACCGATGAGGCGCCTCTTGTGattctttga
- the LOC130510451 gene encoding LOW QUALITY PROTEIN: probable alpha,alpha-trehalose-phosphate synthase [UDP-forming] 4 (The sequence of the model RefSeq protein was modified relative to this genomic sequence to represent the inferred CDS: substituted 1 base at 1 genomic stop codon), with amino-acid sequence CIPVFLEEVCDQYYNGYCNNILWPIFHYLGTPPEYRNDATITYQSQYDAYKKANRIFFDVVKEHYQEGDVVWCHDYHLMLLPQYLKEYNSKMKVGWFLHTPFPSSEMYKTLPSRSELLRSVLTADLVGFHTYDFARHFVNACMCILGTEATSEGVVDQGKFTPVAVFPIGIEPERFINTSKLSEVTEYMKKFKSDFGGRKLILGVDRLDTIKGIPNKYQAFEKFLEENEDWRGKVLLLQIAVPTRNGIGEYQKIKDQCHGVVGRVNGRFGSISSVPIIHLDCAIPFHQLCALYAITDVLLVTSLRDGMNLVSSEFVACQNAEKGVLVLSEFAGAGQSLGAGALLVNPWNIKEVSNAIGEALRMSPEEKEKKHQINFQYVKTHSTQQWADDFMKYVTNPNIYFLXISSQLIVLIDKYNFFYLVSKLNEVTSKTELETGKSPHELPQHDVVQQYSKSKNRLLILGFYGTLTEPKKNQERRDEGMNLELHPQLKESLKTLCSDPKTTVVVLSRSEKSILDQNFGEHDMWLAAENGMFLRHSAGEWVTKMPENMNLEWIDGVKQVFKYFTERTPGSYFQASETSVVWNYQYADAEFGRAQAKDMLQHLWAGPISNATVDVVQGRYSVEVHSVGVTKGSAMERILGEIVLQNKSITTPIDYVLCIGNFLGKDEDVYTFFEPELTKKTMSSPYYGSGPFKKVSSTVVNVKEENYFSVAVGKTHTKASYFLDSADDVVQLIHKLCTHNNP; translated from the exons ATTTTTCACTACTTGGGAACCCCACCAGAATATCGTAACGATGCAACCATAACATACCAGTCACAGTATGATGCATACAAGAAAGCAAATCGTATTTTCTTTGATGTGGTAAAAGAGCATTATCAAGAAGGAGATGTGGTTTGGTGCCATGATTACCATCTTATGCTTCTTCCtcaatatctaaaagaatacaACAGTAAGATGAAAGTAGGATGGTTTCTCCATACACCATTCCCTTCCTCCGAAATGTACAAAACCTTGCCCTCGCGATCCGAACTGCTTCGTTCTGTTCTTACTGCTGATTTAGTCGG ttTCCATACCTATGATTTTGCAAGACATTTCGTGAATGCATGCATGTGTATACTTGGAACCGAAGCAACATCTGAAGGAGTTGTAGATCAGGGAAAATTCACTCCTGTAGCTGTT TTTCCCATTGGGATAGAACCTGAGAGGTTCATAAACACAAGTAAACTCTCTGAGGTCACGGAATACATGAAGAAGTTTAAATCAGATTTTGGGGGAAGAAAG TTGATATTAGGTGTTGATCGTCTCGACACGATCAAAGGGATTCCAAACAAATATCAGGCATTTGAGAAATTTCTTGAGGAAAATGAAGATTGGCGTGGTAAAGTTTTGTTACTTCAGATTGCAGTGCCAACAAGGAATGGTATTGGTGAAT ATCAAAAGATCAAAGACCAATGTCACGGAGTTGTTGGACGTGTTAATGGTCGTTTTGGTTCTATCTCTTCCGTTCCAATAATTCACCTG GATTGTGCTATTCCCTTTCATCAACTATGCGCACTTTACGCCATCACAG ATGTATTACTTGTAACATCTTTGAGAGATGGAATGAACCTTGTGAGTTCTGAGTTTGTTGCCTGCCAAAATGCGGAAAAAGGAGTTCTCGTTCTAAGCGAG TTTGCAGGTGCTGGTCAGTCACTTGGTGCTGGAGCTCTTCTTGTGAATCCTTGGAACATTAAAGAAGTTTCTAATGCCATTGGAGAAGCTCTAAGAATGTCACctgaagaaaaggagaaaaaacaTCAAATCAATTTTCAGTATGTGAAAACTCACTCTACTCAACAGTGGGCAGATGATTTCATGAAGTATGTGACAAATcccaatatttattttctttaaatctcATCTCAACTAATTGTTCTTATAgataaatacaattttttttatctggtTAGTAAACTAAATGAGGTTACAAGTAAAACGGAGCTAGAAACTGGAAAATCCCCACATGAACTTCCACAGCATGATGTGGTTCAACAATATTCAAAGTCTAAGAATAGGCTGCTAATTCTT GGCTTTTATGGAACACTCACTGAGCCAAAGAAAAACCAAGAGAGAAGAGACGAAGGGATGAATCTTGAACTTCACCCACAGCTTAAAGAAAGTCTAAAAACATTATGCAGTGATCCAAAAACAACGGTCGTTGTCCTGAGTAGAAGTGAAAAAAGCATATTGGATCAA AACTTTGGAGAGCACGATATGTGGTTAGCTGCTGAAAACGGAATGTTTTTAAGGCATTCAGCTGGGGAGTGGGTGACGAAGATGCCAGAAAACATGAACTTGGAATGGATTGATGGTGTCAAg CAAGTATTCAAGTACTTCACTGAAAGAACTCCAGGATCCTACTTCCAAGCAAGCGAGACTTCGGTTGTATGGAATTACCAATATGCAG atGCTgaatttgggagagctcaagcaAAAGATATGTTGCAACACTTGTGGGCTGGACCAATCTCTAATGCAACAGTGGATGTTGTCCAAGGACGCTACTCTGTTGAAGTCCATTCGGTTGGTGTAACAAAG GGAAGTGCAATGGAGCGTATCCTCGGAGAAATAGTGCTTCAGAATAAGTCAATAACTACACCAATTGATTATGTCTTATGCATTGGTAACTTCTTGGGGAAA GATGAAGATGTTTACACCTTCTTCGAGCCCGAGTTAACCAAGAAAACCATGTCTTCTCCTTATTATGGCAGTGGCCCCTTCAAGAAGGTGTCATCGACCGTTGTTAACGTAAAGGAAGAGAACTACTTCTCTGTGGCTGTTGGGAAAACGCACACAAAGGCTAGCTATTTCCTTGACTCAGCTGATGATGTTGTGCAGTTGATCCACAAGCTTTGCACACACAACAATCCTTGA